Proteins encoded in a region of the Ruegeria sp. AD91A genome:
- the fmt gene encoding methionyl-tRNA formyltransferase has translation MRVVFMGTPDFSVPVLDALVEAGHEIAAVYCQPPRPAGRGKKDRPTPVHARAQALGLDVRHPTSLKPAEEQDSFAALNADVAVVVAYGLILPQPVLDAPTHGCLNIHASLLPRWRGAAPIHRAIMAGDAQTGICIMQMEAGLDTGPVLLRQATDIGPEETTAELHDRLSAMGAALIVEALAKLPGLTPDPQPEIGVTYAAKIDKSEARVDWSRPAVEVDRQIRGLSPFPGAWTEIEGNRVKLLASRLAEGQGAPGEVLNDNLYVACGQGAVELLRLQRAGKGAQDRETFLRGWPIPIGTRMSSE, from the coding sequence ATGCGCGTTGTTTTCATGGGAACCCCGGATTTCTCGGTGCCGGTTCTGGATGCGCTGGTCGAGGCCGGGCATGAGATCGCCGCCGTCTATTGCCAGCCCCCGCGCCCAGCGGGGCGGGGCAAGAAGGATCGCCCAACGCCGGTTCACGCACGTGCTCAGGCGCTGGGTCTGGACGTGCGTCACCCAACCTCGCTGAAACCGGCTGAGGAACAGGACAGTTTTGCCGCACTGAATGCGGATGTGGCGGTCGTTGTGGCTTATGGGCTAATCCTGCCCCAGCCCGTCCTCGATGCGCCGACTCATGGCTGCCTGAACATTCACGCCAGCCTGTTGCCGCGCTGGCGCGGGGCGGCTCCGATCCATCGGGCGATCATGGCAGGCGATGCGCAAACCGGCATCTGTATCATGCAAATGGAGGCGGGCCTTGATACCGGCCCCGTTCTGCTGCGGCAGGCCACCGATATCGGGCCCGAGGAAACCACCGCGGAACTGCATGACCGGCTCTCGGCGATGGGCGCGGCTCTGATTGTTGAGGCGTTGGCAAAGCTGCCCGGCCTGACTCCTGATCCGCAGCCCGAGATTGGTGTCACCTATGCCGCCAAGATCGACAAGTCCGAGGCTCGCGTGGACTGGTCGCGCCCCGCCGTTGAGGTCGATCGGCAGATCCGCGGCCTGTCGCCCTTTCCCGGGGCCTGGACCGAGATCGAAGGCAATCGGGTAAAGCTCCTCGCCTCGCGTCTGGCCGAAGGACAGGGCGCACCGGGGGAGGTTCTGAATGACAATCTGTATGTGGCCTGCGGGCAGGGTGCCGTAGAGCTGCTGCGCTTGCAAAGGGCAGGCAAAGGCGCGCAGGATAGGGAAACCTTCCTGCGGGGCTGGCCAATCCCGATTGGCACCCGGATGTCTTCGGAGTAA
- the def gene encoding peptide deformylase, producing the protein MTVRTCLPWPDKRLRTKADQVTEITDEIRRIWQDMIDTMEAMPGVGLAAPQIGVMLRLAVVDGSAERGKAVRLANPEILHSSIELREHEEASPNLPGVSATVKRPRAVTVKFLNEQGMVDRRDFVGIEATSVQHQIDHLNGRMYFDRLSKVKRDMLLRKVKKQV; encoded by the coding sequence ATGACCGTTCGTACCTGTCTGCCCTGGCCCGACAAACGCTTGCGCACCAAGGCGGATCAGGTGACCGAAATCACCGATGAAATTCGTCGGATTTGGCAGGACATGATCGACACGATGGAGGCCATGCCCGGTGTCGGTCTGGCCGCGCCGCAGATCGGAGTGATGTTGCGTCTGGCCGTGGTCGATGGGTCGGCCGAGCGGGGCAAGGCCGTGCGTCTGGCGAACCCGGAAATTCTGCACAGCTCGATTGAACTGCGTGAACATGAAGAGGCCAGTCCGAACCTGCCGGGCGTGTCGGCCACGGTAAAACGTCCGCGTGCAGTGACTGTTAAATTCCTGAACGAACAGGGCATGGTGGACCGTCGCGATTTTGTCGGCATCGAGGCCACCAGTGTCCAGCACCAGATCGACCATCTGAATGGCCGGATGTATTTCGACCGGCTCAGCAAGGTTAAACGCGACATGCTGCTGCGAAAAGTCAAAAAACAGGTATAA
- the def gene encoding peptide deformylase, whose translation MRRNILIHPDPRLKKVCAPVSDLTDELRTLADDMLETMYDAPGIGLAAPQIGVLERLIVLDCVKEEGETPRPLIMFNPEVIASSEETNVYEEGCLSIPDQYAEVTRPKVVDVTWMDEKGNLQQETFDGLWATCVQHEIDHLNGKLFIDYLKPLKRQMITRKMQKLKRERTRV comes from the coding sequence ATGAGACGCAATATCCTGATCCATCCCGACCCCCGCCTGAAAAAGGTCTGTGCGCCTGTGTCCGACCTGACGGATGAGCTGCGCACGCTGGCTGACGACATGCTGGAAACCATGTATGACGCGCCCGGGATTGGCCTCGCCGCACCTCAGATCGGTGTTCTGGAGAGGTTGATCGTGCTGGACTGCGTCAAGGAAGAAGGCGAAACACCGCGCCCGCTGATCATGTTCAACCCCGAGGTTATCGCGTCTTCCGAGGAAACCAATGTGTACGAGGAAGGATGCCTGTCGATCCCGGATCAATATGCCGAAGTGACCCGCCCCAAGGTGGTCGATGTCACCTGGATGGACGAGAAGGGAAACCTGCAACAGGAGACTTTCGACGGGCTTTGGGCCACTTGCGTGCAGCATGAAATCGACCATTTGAACGGCAAGCTGTTCATCGACTATCTCAAACCTTTGAAACGGCAAATGATTACCCGCAAGATGCAAAAGCTCAAACGTGAACGGACGCGCGTATGA
- a CDS encoding MalY/PatB family protein yields the protein MTFNDLIDRRGTNSSKWDKMEMLYGISPEDGLAMWTADSDYQTAPCVIDAVRKAADHGVFGYSWMHPDYLASVQWWMKTRHDWEIDSDWILTTQGLGNAIALSLDVWTDPGDGIVIFTPVYHEFAHKVNKSGRRVVECPLVRDRDSYGLDLEDAQSRLDGSEKMLLWCSPQNPSGRVWTPEELQAVAAFAERNGLILVSDEIHHDLVYPDAKFVPMDVAAPDARPWTVTLTAASKTFNIAGQRTGNMIIPDPKLRAAMKQRLQTLDYDPSALGVAMITAAYSPEGAEWVDAQIAHLEENRRLFDQTIAEIPGLWSMPLQATYLAWVDFSGTGMDHAEFVRRLREDARIATSSGPGFGTGGETFERFNLATQRARVEEACVRLKQAFGDLQ from the coding sequence ATGACTTTCAACGACCTGATCGACCGCCGGGGCACCAACAGTTCAAAATGGGACAAGATGGAGATGTTGTATGGCATCTCGCCCGAGGACGGTCTGGCCATGTGGACGGCCGATTCCGATTACCAAACAGCACCCTGCGTGATCGACGCGGTGCGCAAAGCCGCAGATCACGGCGTGTTTGGCTATTCATGGATGCACCCGGATTACCTGGCGTCGGTTCAGTGGTGGATGAAAACCCGGCATGATTGGGAAATCGACTCAGATTGGATTCTGACAACCCAGGGTCTGGGCAATGCAATCGCCCTGTCGCTGGATGTATGGACCGATCCCGGTGATGGCATCGTGATCTTCACCCCCGTCTACCATGAGTTCGCGCACAAGGTGAACAAATCGGGCCGCCGTGTCGTAGAATGCCCATTGGTGCGGGACAGGGATAGCTATGGCCTTGATCTGGAGGACGCCCAGTCCCGGCTGGACGGGTCCGAGAAGATGCTGCTGTGGTGTTCGCCGCAAAACCCGTCAGGTCGCGTCTGGACACCCGAGGAATTGCAAGCCGTAGCCGCGTTTGCCGAACGGAACGGTTTGATCCTGGTATCGGACGAGATTCACCACGATTTGGTCTATCCCGACGCCAAATTTGTGCCGATGGATGTGGCCGCTCCAGATGCGCGGCCTTGGACAGTGACGCTGACGGCAGCGTCGAAGACCTTCAACATCGCCGGGCAGCGGACCGGCAATATGATCATTCCCGATCCCAAACTGCGCGCGGCCATGAAGCAACGGCTGCAGACATTGGATTACGATCCCAGCGCGCTGGGTGTGGCGATGATCACCGCCGCCTACAGCCCCGAAGGGGCCGAATGGGTGGATGCCCAGATCGCGCATCTGGAGGAAAACCGGCGCCTGTTCGATCAGACCATCGCCGAAATTCCGGGGCTTTGGTCGATGCCCTTGCAGGCGACCTATCTGGCCTGGGTCGATTTCTCGGGCACCGGCATGGATCACGCCGAATTTGTCCGTCGTCTGCGCGAGGACGCGCGGATCGCGACATCGTCAGGTCCGGGTTTCGGCACTGGAGGCGAGACGTTCGAACGGTTCAACCTCGCCACACAAAGAGCGCGGGTTGAGGAAGCTTGCGTGCGGCTGAAACAGGCCTTCGGGGATCTGCAATAA